The genome window GCAGATGTACAATAGGACGATCGCATTCCCCAACTCCCACCGTGATAGAGCGCTACACCTTGCCCGAAATGGGCAACATCTGGACTGAAACCGCCAAACTGAAAACCTGGCTGCAAGTAGAAATCGCTGTCTGCGAAGCTCAAGCCGAACTCGGCTACATCCCCGCCGCCGCAGTCGAAGAAATCAAAGCTAAGGCTAATTTTGACCCCAAACGAGTCCTCGAAATAGAAGCGGAAGTCCGCCACGACATGATCGCCTTCTTGACAAATGTCAACGAATATGTAGGCGATGCCGGCCGCTACATTCACCTCGGCTTAACCAGTTCCGACGTGCTCGATACCGCTTTGGCGCTGCAATTAGTCGCTAGCGTCAATATCTTGTTAGAACGTGTCGAAGAATTGAGTCAAGCTATTCGCTATCAGGCTCAACAGCATCGCAATACCGTCATGGTCGGCCGATCGCACGGAATTCACGCCGAACCCATCACCTTTGGCTTTAAACTAGCAGGATGGCTGGCCGAAGTTTTTCGCAACCGCGCCCGATTGGTGAATTTGCGATCGTCCATCGCAGTCGGCAAAATCTCCGGCGCAGTCGGAACCTATGCTAATATCGATCCGCGAATTGAAGCGATCGCCTGCCAAAACCTCGGACTCGAACCCGATTGTGCATCCACTCAAGTCATTTCCCGCGATCGACACGCCGAATACGTCCAAACCTTAGCACTCTTAGCAGCATCGATCGAGCGTTTTGCAGTAGAAATCCGCAACCTGCAACGCACCGACGTTCTCGAAGTCGAAGAATTCTTTTCCAAAGGGCAAAAAGGCTCATCCGCCATGCCCCACAAACGCAACCCGATTCGATCGGAAAGACTCACAGGGATGGCGAGAATTGTTCGCGCCAACGCCGTCGCCGCCTTAGAAAACGTGGCACTTTGGCACGAAAGAGACATCTCTCACAGTTCCGTAGAACGGATGATTTTGCCCGACAGTTCTACAGTAACTCACTTCATGTTAGTAGAAACCACAGACTTAGTAAAACACCTGCTAGTCTATCCCGAAAACATGAAACAAAACATGAACCTTTACGGCGGAGTCATCTTCAGCCAGCGCGTGATGTTAGCTTTAGTAGAAAAAGGCACGAGTCGCGAAGAAGCCTACAAAATTGTGCAATCTTGTGCTCACGAAGCTTGGAACAAACCGGGCGGCAATTTCTACTATTTAATTGCTAAGGACGATCGGGTAACAGCTAAGATGACCACCAAAGAAATTGATGATTGTTTCGATCCGCAGTATCAATTGAGGCACTTAGATTTAGTGTATCAGCGCTTGGGAATTTGAGGAGAATTAACAATTAAAAATTAGTTCGAGAAGTGATTTATCATTCTCGCGCTTGTCCCACTGTCCGCCGGGGGTTAAAACCCCCGTCTCATAGCTAAAGTCGGTTAAAACCGACTGAAAGACTCATAAAATAAAAGTTTTAGAGAAATATATTCAGTCCTCTTCAGAGGACTTTAGCTATGAGACAGGGGTTTCAACCCTTGTCGGTCTGGCGGGCTGGCAGACAAGACGAAAAACGCGAAAATCCCCGAAGATATGAATTGTGAAAGCCCATATAAAACCTCAAATTAACAAAGTTATGAAACTTAGTCGATTTACAAGATATCTAATTCTATTCATCCTAATATTACTATCTACAACCACACAGAATTATACAACATTTGTCCGCGCCCAGGAGCCGCCACAAGTGCAAATTACCCAACCAGAACCAAACCCAGTAGTACCTGAAAGTATTTTCATGAGTCAACTTCCCAGTGCGGCGCGACTGGTTGACATCCGCACCGTAAATCCCAACATTCGCCTCGATATCCGGTACGCCACTACTAACAATTTCTTGAAACGAAAACTTTACCCTATATCGAAATGCGCCTTGAGAAGTTCTGTTGCTCAAAAGTTAGCGCTAGTTCAAACAGATTTGGAAAAAATTGGATTGGGTTTGAAAGTTTACGATTGCTACAGGCCTTTCTCTGTGACTAAGGAAATGTGGCAAGCTTGGCCAGATCCGCGCTATGTTGCTAATCCTGCTAGGGGTTCGCGGCACAATCGCGGTGCTGCTATTGATTTGACTTTAGTCGATCGCGCTGGCAAAGAATTAGAAATGCCAACACCTTACGATGATTTTACCGAAAAAGCTCACGGAGATTATCAAGGCGGCAGCGCGGAATCTCGGAAAAACCGTCAAGTGCTTAAGGATGCGATGAAAAAACAGGGATTTATCGGTATCACAACAGAATGGTGGCACTTTGATTCGGAAGATTGGCAGAAATTTGCGATTCTTGATATATCACTTGCCGAGATTCCTTAATTATACTATTTATTAAAAGTCGCAGCTCCGGGTAGGCACGGCAGTGCCCTGTTCCTACAGATGTCAGGAAAATTATCGCAATTTAACCGAAAATTCGTATTCGTATCCCCGGAAATTAGAGTCTAATTGTAATGTGTAATTCCCTGTTACAGGAACTTTTCCAGTCCACTCTGTTTCATTGCCTTGATAAGGATCTCCTGCTAAAAGTTTGCCACGAGGAGTTATAATTTGCGGGAAAACATCTTTCCGATTCCTAACAGTCATAGTTTGACCTTTTCGGGCGCGAATTATGTAAGAATGACTGCCGCCGCCGATGATTCGACCTTTAACGATCGCCTCATCTCCTCCCGGCAGAAAATTAATCTGCTGGTTGACTTTAGAACAACTGCTTTCGGTGCGTCTTTTCGCAACCCAACCGGGAACTGGATCGGTAATTCGCAGCCAACCGTTTTGTTCTTCGGCGACTGAAACAAAGGTATTATTTTTAAGTTTTCCTACTATTTGGCTGCCGCTTACTTGCGGGATCGATCGCACATTTAGCGGTGGATTCGGATCGCTGACTACAGCTTGGCTGATTTTGCAACCCGAAGTTGGCGGTGTGACAACTACTGGCTCAACTTTTGCCCCAGAGACTCCTGCAACTCGCGAGGGTTGAAGTGCTGGGCTTTTGGCTGGTTGAGATTGAGATGGGGGAGATTCCCTAGCCTGGGTTTGTGCTTGCAGAGGTTCTGGTTGCCGAGATTCAGGGTTGTTCGCCGGCCCTGCAATCTGGTTTCTGGTGGATGCCGGCGATTCTGCAAGGGGAAGATGGGATTGTTTCATCGCACCCGACTGTATAGTTGCAACAGCCACTCCCACCGCTGTTGCCACTCCTGCTAAGCTTACTGTGATGATTTGACCCTTCGTAAATGACATAAAAAACCCTCTCTGTATCTATACTAATAATTTTTATTTGGGAGTTGGGGCGATCGCCAGTTAATTTATAGTGGAAATACCTAGTGCTACCCACAGGGTCAGGATTTTTGTATAAAATTTCAGATCCATAATTGTCGCAATAATTTGAGTCAATAATATATACTGGACGCCTGTACTGATGGTAATCTTGCTCTGGGGTATTTGCGCGCAAATTTGCGAAAGTAAGCGTTCAGCGCGAGGTACATAAAATGTCAAAATTGATTCCTCTGAGATTACAACCGCCTCGCGATCGATTGTTGGAGGAGGTGAAGCAGGAAGTCCAAGCAGGACGGTTGCAGTCTTTGCACGCTGCTGTGCTAGCTAACCTCAGCCAAGACTCGCCGCCAACGGGGGTTAACCGCTGTTGGGATGTGGAAGTGAAAGCCGGCAACCGTCCGAGTTTTCGGCTTCCTCCCAAAGCCAGCATTGCCAAAGTGTTCGATCGCACTGGTGGCAAATTGGTAATTTTGGGAGCGACGGGTGCAGGCAAAACTACGACGCTGCTAGAATTAGCTCGGGTGTTAGTTTCCCGCGCCCAAAAAGATGCTAGTTTGCCCGTACCAGTGCTGTTTGAACTCGGATCGTGGAAAGCAGAATCCGGGCCGATCGCCGATTGGTTAATTGCTCAACTTCAGTTCAAATACGGCATCTCTCCTGCTGTCGGCAAAAAATGGCTTGCCGAACAAAAATTGCTGCCTCTCCTAGATGGCTTGGACGAAGTGGAAACCCACCGCCAAAATATCTGCATTCAAGCAATCAATCACTTTGTTGAAAGCGAATTTAAACCCAAACATTTAGTAGCTTGCAGCAGTTTTGAAGCTTACAAAAACTGCCATACTAGATTTCGCCTGCAAGCAGCGGTTTTATTGAAACCTTTAACAGAAACTAAAATTCAAAATTATCTGCTAGAAGCCAGAAGCCGCGAACTTTGGTACAGCATTGAGCATGAACCGGAATTGTTGAAATTGGCAAAAGTTCCCTTGCTTCTGAGCATGATGGCTTTGGCTTACGACGATATTTTAATTGAAGCTTGGAAGCGCATAACTTCCGCAGAAGAACAGCGCAAATATCTGTTAACTGCCTATATTCGCCACCAAATGACCGGGCAAGTCAAGCAGTATCCCAGAGGTAAGGAACTGCGGCCCGAACAAATTCGCCACTGGCTGGGATGGTTGGCCAGAAGGATGGAACAGCAAGGAATTCAAGAATTTTACCTCGATCGCATACCGTCTAGCTGGCTGCAAACAGAGGAGGAACGGCGCAAGTATCAGTTGGGAGTTAAGCTGGTTGGCGGGCTGATTTGGGTGATTTTGGGATTAATTGCCAGCCTAGTCTCCGGGTCAATTTGGGGAATAATTGCGGGTGCTGTTGCTGCGGTAATTAGTGCTTTTTTGCCGGGAATTCCGGGGATTGAAAGTTTTATCTTGCGCGTGGTGCTGTGGTCTAGCGGCTACATTCCTTGGGATTACAGGCGTTTTCTCGATGCTGCGGGCGATCGCCTGCTGCTGCAAAAAACTGGCGATCGGCGCTACCGATTTATTCACGATTTATTGCAAAAACATTTTGCTGAAATATAAATTATCGAGCGCCCCTACCTGAAACAAAATAGCGATCGATCGAATTACTGACTGCCATTAGTTCAAATTGTCTGGATCTACTCCCAACTCTCGCAATCTTTGAGCTAATTGTTGGGCGCGCCGATCTAATTGTTGGGCGCGCTGCTCTAACTGTTCGGCGCGCTGCTCTAACTGTTCGGCGCGCTGCGCTTCCTGCTTCACTTGTTCTTCAGGTGTCAAATAGCGTTTGCCATCGGCATCGTACCAATACAACCACTCCCTTGTCACCCCAGAATAATTTCCCCTTTCACAACCAATTCCCAAACTTATTTCTGGCATCCAAACAGGATTTCCTGACTGCAGTTCATACTTGCCATTGACTAACTTGTGTACTTCCAAACGCGGTTTGCGACGGCGGCGGGAAGAATAAATCACGTAATAAAGTACGCCTAAAGCTTGATATTCTTCCAATTTCGTGCTGTATTCCTTGCGATAATTTTGGGAAACAACTTCTAGCACGAACAGCGGCATGACATTTTCATCCCACACCACGTAACTGGGACGCAATTCTTCGTCGTAAAACCGTTCTACTCCTAAACTCAAGAAAGCATCTGGGACAATAGCTGGCTTGTCAGGGTGATAGTAAATACCCATATCTATCCCAAAAAACCAGTCCATGCGTTCTGACCAAAGTATCAGCAAGATTGCTTTTAACAACCCCGGTATTAGTTCTTGCAGTTCGTTATCCACAGGCGTTTCATCCGAGTCTGGCAGTTCGTCGGCTGAGGGCAAGTTCCTCGGCAAGTTGTACTGTAACATTGCTGCTTTCCTCAAAACTAATTCATATTATATAAACGCAAATTACTCTTGAACAAAAGAATAGTTTTTCAATGATTTGACAAAAATAGCCAAACATGATAATGGCATTGCCAATTCTGCACGCTTTAAGTACAAAATGTTCGATCGACTCCTAGATCGACACCCCCAAAAGGTTAAGATTCTAATCTGACCCTCCTGCAATCATTGCTTCACCTCCTATGGCAGAAACCTTACTTTTCAACGCCCTCCGCGAGGCGTTAGACGAAGAAATGGCCCGCGACTCCGCCGTATTCGTACTCGGCGAAGACGTAGGTCAATACGGCGGTTCCTACAAAGTAACCAAAGACCTCTATAACAAATACGGCGAACTTAGAGTGCTCGACACCCCGATCGCCGAAAATAGCTTTACAGGCATGGCAGTAGGCGCAGCAATGACGGGACTGCGGCCGGTCATCGAAGGCATGAACATGGGCTTTTTGCTGCTGGCCTTCAACCAAATTTCCAACAATGCCGGAATGCTGCGCTACACCTCCGGCGGCAACTTCAAAATGCCAATGGTAATTCGCGGGCCCGGCGGCGTGGGGCGGCAACTCGGCGCGGAACACTCCCAGCGCTTAGAAGCATATTTCCAAGCAGTACCGGGTTTGAAAATAGTCGCCTGTTCGACTCCCTACAACGCCAAAGGACTCTTAAAATCAGCCATCCGCGACGATAACCCCGTTCTGTTTTTCGAGCACGTTCTTCTTTACAATCTCAAAGAAAATTTGCCAGAAACAGAATATTTAGTGCCGCTGGACAAAGCAGAAATCGTGCGATCGGGCAAAGATGTCACAATCGTGACATATTCCAGGATGCGACACCACGTCATGCAAGCCGTGCCCGCCCTGCTAAAAGAAGGTTACGATCCAGAAGTAATCGACCTAATTTCTCTCAAACCCCTGGACATGGAGACCATCGGCGCATCCATTCGCAAAACTCACAAAGTAATTATTGTAGAGGAGTGCATGAAAACAGGAGGCATCGGTGCCGAACTAATTGCTTCGATTAGCGATCGATTTTTTGACGAACTCGACGCACCGGTTTTGCGCCTGTCTTCACAAGATATTCCCACACCTTACAACGGGAATTTGGAAAGACTGACCATTGTCCAGCCCACTCAAATTGTCGAAGCAGTCCAAAAAATGGTAGCTTTGCGAGTATAAATAGTGATTAGTCAATAGTCATTGGTTGACTGTTGACTGTTGACTGATGACTGTTGACGGATGACTGATGACTGTTGACTAAAATCTGCCAACCGCCAACTGCCAACTGACAACTGCCAACTGACCAATGACTAATAATTAAATATGCAAAAACAACGTTCCATATTAGCCCTAATTTTTGTTTTAATCATCGCCGCCATTACTGTAATAGTAACAATTCCGACGCGGCTGGGATTAGACTTGCAAGGAGGGTCGCAACTCACAATTCAAGTAAAAACTACCCCCACAATTCCCAAAATTGACCAGGGAATGTTAGAAGCAGTGCGGCGGATTGTCGAAAACCGCGTCAACGGTTTGGGCGTTTCCGAAGCATTAGTCCAAACAGTAGGAGAAGACCAAATTCTCGTGCAGTTGCCCGGAGTAAATGACCCGCAGCAAGCAGAACGAGTTTTGGGCGGCACGGCAAAGCTAGAATTTCTGGAACAACTGCCCGGAACAGAAACACAATTAGCCATTGAAAGGCAGTTGCAGCAGGAATTGCTGGTCAAACAAACAGCATTGAAAACTAGCAATAATGAGGCAGCAATTAAAGAAAATCAGGCTGCTTTGAAAAGAAGCAATGAGGCGATCGCCAAACTCTTCAAAAGCAGCGGCCTCGGTGGCGAAAACCTCAAAGACGCTCAACCTCAACCCTTGGCGGCTGGGAAGAACTGGAACGTTGCTCTTGTTTTCGATACCAAAGGAGGCGAACTCTTTGCCCAACTCACTAAAAATTTAGCCGGCACCGGACGCAGTATCGGTATTTTCCTAGACGAAAGAATGATCAGTTCTCCAGTCGTCGGCGTTGAATTTGCTCAGACAGGAATTACTGGTGGGAGTGCCGTAATTCAAGGCAACTTTACAACGCAAGAAGCCAACGATTTAGCAGTGCAATTGCGGGGCGGCGCTTTGCCCGTGCCGGTCGAAATTGTAGAAAACCGCACTGTCGGCGCCAGCTTGGGTAAAGACAGCATTCAAAGCAGTATTAACGCAGGTATCGGCGGCTTAATTTTGGTCTTGATTTTCATGGTTGCCTACTATCGACTCCCCGGCGTAATTGCTAATATTGCGCTGTTAATTTATGCTCTATTAACTTGGGCAGCTTTCGTGCTGTTGGGAGTGACATTAACGCTGCCGGGAATTGCCGGTTTCGTGCTCAGCATCGGGATGGCCGTGGATGCTAACGTGCTGATTTTTGAGCGCACGCGGGAAGAGTTGCGGGCGGGGAAATCGCTTTATCGATCGGTCGAATCGGGTTTTT of Oscillatoria nigro-viridis PCC 7112 contains these proteins:
- the purB gene encoding adenylosuccinate lyase → MIERYTLPEMGNIWTETAKLKTWLQVEIAVCEAQAELGYIPAAAVEEIKAKANFDPKRVLEIEAEVRHDMIAFLTNVNEYVGDAGRYIHLGLTSSDVLDTALALQLVASVNILLERVEELSQAIRYQAQQHRNTVMVGRSHGIHAEPITFGFKLAGWLAEVFRNRARLVNLRSSIAVGKISGAVGTYANIDPRIEAIACQNLGLEPDCASTQVISRDRHAEYVQTLALLAASIERFAVEIRNLQRTDVLEVEEFFSKGQKGSSAMPHKRNPIRSERLTGMARIVRANAVAALENVALWHERDISHSSVERMILPDSSTVTHFMLVETTDLVKHLLVYPENMKQNMNLYGGVIFSQRVMLALVEKGTSREEAYKIVQSCAHEAWNKPGGNFYYLIAKDDRVTAKMTTKEIDDCFDPQYQLRHLDLVYQRLGI
- a CDS encoding M15 family metallopeptidase; the protein is MKLSRFTRYLILFILILLSTTTQNYTTFVRAQEPPQVQITQPEPNPVVPESIFMSQLPSAARLVDIRTVNPNIRLDIRYATTNNFLKRKLYPISKCALRSSVAQKLALVQTDLEKIGLGLKVYDCYRPFSVTKEMWQAWPDPRYVANPARGSRHNRGAAIDLTLVDRAGKELEMPTPYDDFTEKAHGDYQGGSAESRKNRQVLKDAMKKQGFIGITTEWWHFDSEDWQKFAILDISLAEIP
- a CDS encoding SH3 domain-containing protein, producing MSFTKGQIITVSLAGVATAVGVAVATIQSGAMKQSHLPLAESPASTRNQIAGPANNPESRQPEPLQAQTQARESPPSQSQPAKSPALQPSRVAGVSGAKVEPVVVTPPTSGCKISQAVVSDPNPPLNVRSIPQVSGSQIVGKLKNNTFVSVAEEQNGWLRITDPVPGWVAKRRTESSCSKVNQQINFLPGGDEAIVKGRIIGGGSHSYIIRARKGQTMTVRNRKDVFPQIITPRGKLLAGDPYQGNETEWTGKVPVTGNYTLQLDSNFRGYEYEFSVKLR
- a CDS encoding NACHT domain-containing protein produces the protein MSKLIPLRLQPPRDRLLEEVKQEVQAGRLQSLHAAVLANLSQDSPPTGVNRCWDVEVKAGNRPSFRLPPKASIAKVFDRTGGKLVILGATGAGKTTTLLELARVLVSRAQKDASLPVPVLFELGSWKAESGPIADWLIAQLQFKYGISPAVGKKWLAEQKLLPLLDGLDEVETHRQNICIQAINHFVESEFKPKHLVACSSFEAYKNCHTRFRLQAAVLLKPLTETKIQNYLLEARSRELWYSIEHEPELLKLAKVPLLLSMMALAYDDILIEAWKRITSAEEQRKYLLTAYIRHQMTGQVKQYPRGKELRPEQIRHWLGWLARRMEQQGIQEFYLDRIPSSWLQTEEERRKYQLGVKLVGGLIWVILGLIASLVSGSIWGIIAGAVAAVISAFLPGIPGIESFILRVVLWSSGYIPWDYRRFLDAAGDRLLLQKTGDRRYRFIHDLLQKHFAEI
- a CDS encoding Uma2 family endonuclease, producing MLQYNLPRNLPSADELPDSDETPVDNELQELIPGLLKAILLILWSERMDWFFGIDMGIYYHPDKPAIVPDAFLSLGVERFYDEELRPSYVVWDENVMPLFVLEVVSQNYRKEYSTKLEEYQALGVLYYVIYSSRRRRKPRLEVHKLVNGKYELQSGNPVWMPEISLGIGCERGNYSGVTREWLYWYDADGKRYLTPEEQVKQEAQRAEQLEQRAEQLEQRAQQLDRRAQQLAQRLRELGVDPDNLN
- a CDS encoding alpha-ketoacid dehydrogenase subunit beta, which encodes MAETLLFNALREALDEEMARDSAVFVLGEDVGQYGGSYKVTKDLYNKYGELRVLDTPIAENSFTGMAVGAAMTGLRPVIEGMNMGFLLLAFNQISNNAGMLRYTSGGNFKMPMVIRGPGGVGRQLGAEHSQRLEAYFQAVPGLKIVACSTPYNAKGLLKSAIRDDNPVLFFEHVLLYNLKENLPETEYLVPLDKAEIVRSGKDVTIVTYSRMRHHVMQAVPALLKEGYDPEVIDLISLKPLDMETIGASIRKTHKVIIVEECMKTGGIGAELIASISDRFFDELDAPVLRLSSQDIPTPYNGNLERLTIVQPTQIVEAVQKMVALRV
- the secD gene encoding protein translocase subunit SecD, which gives rise to MQKQRSILALIFVLIIAAITVIVTIPTRLGLDLQGGSQLTIQVKTTPTIPKIDQGMLEAVRRIVENRVNGLGVSEALVQTVGEDQILVQLPGVNDPQQAERVLGGTAKLEFLEQLPGTETQLAIERQLQQELLVKQTALKTSNNEAAIKENQAALKRSNEAIAKLFKSSGLGGENLKDAQPQPLAAGKNWNVALVFDTKGGELFAQLTKNLAGTGRSIGIFLDERMISSPVVGVEFAQTGITGGSAVIQGNFTTQEANDLAVQLRGGALPVPVEIVENRTVGASLGKDSIQSSINAGIGGLILVLIFMVAYYRLPGVIANIALLIYALLTWAAFVLLGVTLTLPGIAGFVLSIGMAVDANVLIFERTREELRAGKSLYRSVESGFYRAFSSILDGNVTTVIACAALFWLGAGLVKGFAVTLALGVGVSMFTALTCSRTLLFVVLSFPGLRKPQWFCPGLSKTANS